One window of Triticum dicoccoides isolate Atlit2015 ecotype Zavitan chromosome 5A, WEW_v2.0, whole genome shotgun sequence genomic DNA carries:
- the LOC119299947 gene encoding cleavage and polyadenylation specificity factor subunit 3-I-like, with translation MEGQGEDTATVVQPVVFIVYHSAVFGNPHHFCVHMSFKGRTVLFDCGIHPAYSGMAALPYFDEIDPSAIDVLLVTHFHLDHAASLPYFLEKTTFKGRVFMTHATKAIYRLLLSDYVKVSKVSVEDMLFDEQDINSTLVIDFHQTLEVNGIRFWCYTTGHVLGAAMFMVDIAGVRILYTGDYSREEDRHLKAAEIPQFSPDICIIESTYGVQQHQPRHVREKRFTDAIHNTVSQGGRVLIPAYALGRAQELLLILDEYWSNHPELNKIPY, from the exons ATGGAGGGCCAGGGCGAAGACACGGCCACAGTGGTGCAGCCTGTGGTCTTCATCGTCTACCACTCCGCCGTCTTCGGCAACCCCCACCACTTCTGCGTCCACATGTCCTTCAAGGGCCGCACCGTCCTG TTCGACTGCGGCATCCACCCGGCCTACTCCGGCATGGCGGCGCTGCCCTACTTCGACGAGATCGACCCCTCCGCCATCGACGTCCTCCTAGTCACCCA CTTCCACTTGGACCACGCCGCCTCGCTGCCCTACTTCCTCGAGAAG ACGACGTTCAAGGGCCGCGTGTTCATGACCCATGCCACCAAGGCCATCTACAGGCTGCTGCTCTCGGATTACGTCAAGGTCAGCAAGGTGTCGGTGGAGGACATGCTGTTTGACGAGCAGGACattaactccaccttg GTCATAGACTTCCACCAGACACTTGAAGTTAATGGCATACGCTTCTGGTGCTATACTACTGGCCATGTACTTGGTGCTGCCATGTTCATGGTGGATATTGCCGGTGTTCGCATTCTTTACACCGGTGactactcccgtgaagaagaccggcACCTGAAAGCTGCTGAGATCCCCCAGTTCTCCCCTGATATTTGCATTATTGAGTCAACTTATGGCGTGCAGCAACACCAACCCCGCCATGTCAGAGAAAAGCGCTTCACTGATGCCATCCACAACACTGTTTCTCAAGGGGGGCGTGTTCTTATCCCGGCATATGCTCTTGGTAGAGCACAGGAACTGTTGCTTATCCTGGATGAGTATTGGTCTAACCACCCAGAGCTCAATAAGATTCCATATTAG